Proteins from a single region of Candidatus Poribacteria bacterium:
- a CDS encoding Gfo/Idh/MocA family oxidoreductase — MTVKVGIIGTGGISRAHRSTYEKVGGFEIIAVCDIIKSKANQAADEWGVPRKHAFSSYNKMLEMDELDGVSVCTYNQGHRRPTVAALNAGKHVLCEKPMAATLPDATAMVRAAKASGKILQIGLNPTFDPRIQFIRKAFDAGLFGDIYYSESAGCRRRGNPGHTFIYKKTAGAGATVDIGVYNMHASLYAMGYPKPVRVSAITEDYISQQDPRFKGIMDVEEFGAAWVRFENGGVMVFKISWAVHQDSLGGNFHLGTKAGFSLGGPVIYADAYDGELKKFVEAEGLTAEPNPPEGMTTIQFSGFPQSDNWAAQMIAFREAIKADAPSPIPPEGVLLTNVIMDGIFRSHAAGKEVAVRVPEI; from the coding sequence ACTTATGAGAAGGTAGGCGGTTTTGAAATCATCGCGGTCTGCGACATCATCAAGAGTAAGGCGAACCAAGCCGCTGACGAGTGGGGTGTCCCAAGAAAGCACGCTTTTTCAAGCTACAACAAAATGCTTGAAATGGACGAACTTGATGGTGTGAGTGTCTGCACTTACAATCAGGGACATCGGCGACCGACAGTCGCAGCATTGAACGCCGGTAAACACGTCCTCTGCGAAAAACCGATGGCGGCGACACTCCCCGATGCGACCGCAATGGTGCGCGCAGCGAAGGCATCAGGCAAAATCTTACAAATCGGTCTCAATCCCACGTTTGATCCAAGGATCCAATTCATCAGAAAAGCGTTCGATGCTGGATTGTTTGGTGATATTTATTACTCTGAATCTGCGGGCTGTAGGCGGCGCGGGAATCCAGGACATACCTTTATCTACAAAAAGACGGCGGGTGCGGGGGCAACCGTTGATATCGGTGTCTACAATATGCACGCTTCGCTGTATGCGATGGGGTATCCGAAACCGGTACGGGTCTCCGCGATCACTGAGGATTACATCTCGCAGCAGGATCCGAGATTTAAGGGCATCATGGATGTTGAAGAGTTCGGCGCGGCGTGGGTCCGGTTTGAAAATGGTGGTGTGATGGTGTTCAAAATCTCTTGGGCAGTGCATCAGGATTCGCTCGGTGGCAACTTCCATCTTGGGACGAAAGCGGGTTTCTCGTTGGGTGGACCGGTTATTTATGCCGATGCGTATGATGGTGAGCTCAAGAAGTTTGTCGAAGCAGAAGGATTAACTGCGGAACCGAACCCACCAGAAGGGATGACGACGATTCAGTTCTCCGGATTCCCGCAATCTGATAACTGGGCGGCACAGATGATCGCATTCCGTGAAGCCATCAAGGCAGATGCTCCGTCGCCGATACCACCGGAGGGTGTATTGCTCACAAACGTGATTATGGATGGTATTTTCCGTTCACATGCAGCCGGTAAAGAGGTTGCAGTAAGAGTGCCGGAGATTTAG